A part of Ignavibacteriales bacterium genomic DNA contains:
- a CDS encoding DUF559 domain-containing protein → MKFKSRRKILNYNPALKEKARELRNNSTRTEILLWTFLKGRQLRGYDFHRQKPIDEYIVDFFCSELLLAIEIDGLSHIGKELYDSKRQNRLEQLGVKFLRFKDEDVFYNCDYIVKEIEKWIDNNVKQ, encoded by the coding sequence ATGAAATTCAAATCAAGAAGAAAAATACTCAACTACAATCCCGCATTAAAAGAAAAAGCACGTGAGCTAAGAAACAACAGCACACGGACAGAAATTCTGCTCTGGACTTTCCTTAAAGGCAGACAATTACGCGGGTACGATTTCCACAGACAAAAACCAATTGATGAATACATAGTTGATTTCTTTTGCAGTGAACTTTTACTGGCAATTGAAATAGACGGGCTCTCACACATTGGCAAAGAACTATATGATTCCAAAAGACAAAACAGATTAGAACAACTCGGTGTTAAATTTCTAAGATTTAAAGATGAAGATGTTTTTTATAACTGCGATTATATTGTTAAAGAAATAGAAAAATGGATTGATAATAATGTAAAACAGTAA
- a CDS encoding DinB family protein produces the protein MKIIQKPKPGEYPQYASMYIDLLPDDGLVLMHMEENFRLTRNFILSLPEEKLLYHYAPGKWTIKEILVHIIDDERIYSYRAMRFARNDKTKLPGFEQDDFALHSNANERELKNIFEEYEAVRKSTITLFNGLDNEALIREGTADGNKATVRALAYHIAGHELHHISFIKENYL, from the coding sequence ATGAAAATAATTCAAAAACCAAAACCCGGCGAATATCCTCAATATGCTTCTATGTATATTGATCTGCTTCCCGATGACGGACTAGTGTTAATGCACATGGAAGAAAATTTCAGGTTAACAAGAAACTTTATTCTATCACTGCCTGAAGAAAAGCTGCTTTACCATTATGCCCCGGGCAAATGGACTATAAAAGAAATCCTTGTCCATATTATTGATGACGAAAGAATTTATTCATACCGTGCAATGCGTTTTGCAAGAAATGATAAAACAAAGCTCCCGGGTTTTGAGCAGGACGATTTTGCGCTTCACTCAAATGCAAATGAGAGGGAACTGAAAAATATATTTGAGGAATACGAGGCCGTGCGCAAATCAACAATAACACTTTTTAACGGGCTGGATAATGAAGCACTGATCAGGGAAGGTACTGCCGACGGCAACAAAGCAACAGTGCGGGCATTGGCTTATCACATTGCCGGACACGAGCTTCACCACATATCTTTTATTAAAGAAAATTATCTTTAA
- a CDS encoding DEAD/DEAH box helicase: MQFKSLNIIEPILRAVKEEGYITPTPIQAQSIPIILQGTDLLGCAQTGTGKTAAFAIPILQILSSNKVYQKKRKVRSLIVTPTRELAIQIGESFKAYGRHTGLNCAVVFGGVSQSPQTSALHNGVDIVVATPGRLLDLMNQGHLTLRDVEIFVLDEADRMLDMGFIHDVKRILAALPKKRQSLFFSATIMPEIIKLANTILHHPVEVSVTPESLTVDIIEQFVYFVDKGNKNALLVDILKDKNIKPALVFTRTKHGADKVVSYLLKHKIKAEVIHSNKSQTARQRALTNFKAQTTRVLVATDIASRGIDVDDLEYVFNYEISNMAETYVHRIGRTGRAGAKGTAISFCDATEKTYLRDIEKLIGKKITVVEDHPFPLIDHNPVKPAQQEHRKNNSGHSRPGNFEKDKKKKWTGKQKRSR, translated from the coding sequence ATTCAATTCAAATCATTAAATATTATTGAGCCTATTTTACGGGCAGTAAAAGAAGAAGGCTATATTACCCCAACCCCAATACAAGCACAATCAATTCCTATTATTTTGCAAGGCACTGACTTGCTCGGCTGTGCGCAAACAGGAACCGGGAAGACTGCTGCTTTTGCAATCCCCATCCTTCAAATATTAAGTTCAAATAAAGTTTATCAGAAGAAAAGGAAAGTGAGAAGCCTCATCGTTACTCCGACAAGAGAATTGGCAATTCAAATTGGCGAAAGTTTTAAGGCTTATGGAAGACATACGGGATTAAACTGTGCAGTAGTTTTTGGCGGTGTTAGCCAAAGCCCGCAAACATCGGCATTGCACAACGGTGTGGATATTGTAGTTGCAACGCCGGGCAGGTTATTAGATCTTATGAACCAAGGGCATTTAACTTTGCGTGACGTGGAAATTTTTGTTTTAGATGAAGCAGATCGAATGCTCGATATGGGTTTTATTCATGACGTAAAAAGAATCTTGGCTGCCCTTCCGAAAAAAAGACAATCACTTTTCTTTTCTGCCACTATCATGCCCGAAATAATCAAACTTGCAAACACAATCTTACACCACCCTGTTGAAGTTTCTGTAACGCCCGAATCTTTGACGGTAGATATTATTGAGCAATTTGTTTACTTCGTTGATAAAGGAAATAAAAATGCTTTGCTGGTTGATATTTTAAAAGATAAAAATATTAAACCGGCGTTGGTCTTTACACGCACTAAACACGGTGCGGATAAAGTTGTAAGTTATCTTTTAAAACATAAGATTAAAGCAGAAGTTATTCATAGTAATAAATCACAAACTGCAAGACAGCGCGCACTGACAAATTTCAAAGCTCAAACAACTCGTGTTTTGGTGGCAACAGATATTGCCTCACGAGGAATTGATGTTGACGATTTAGAATATGTATTCAACTATGAAATTTCCAATATGGCAGAAACTTATGTTCATCGTATCGGAAGAACCGGAAGGGCAGGGGCAAAAGGAACAGCAATTTCATTTTGCGATGCGACAGAAAAAACTTACCTGCGCGATATAGAAAAATTAATTGGTAAAAAAATTACTGTAGTCGAAGATCACCCGTTTCCATTGATAGATCATAATCCTGTGAAACCTGCACAACAAGAGCATAGAAAAAATAATTCGGGACATTCAAGACCCGGAAATTTTGAAAAAGACAAAAAGAAAAAATGGACAGGTAAACAAAAAAGATCGCGGTAG
- a CDS encoding TolC family protein, translating into MKTNIIITLLLFATNLFAQQNLDFYLNAAYQNNPSINEQQNLLRINSLQRDLDYAQTSGFQMYLSANYLFVPYFNNSGGIITSNPDQNAIGYDIGLTNGGLYSAQFNIEKNIFNGALNDALSNQRIISENKIKNDIELLKTDLSKQVTDQYLQSYLSYQLYNMTTELISYLNDQLKILGELVESGMAKQSEYLLLSVEIENQKIAENDYYVQFTSNLSQLNSLCGIKDSSVVELDSVSLKLKSIKTNSEFFKKFELDSLSIENQQQIFETKYQPQVSLFFNTGLNAVELNNIQRKFGLSAGVNFFTTDF; encoded by the coding sequence ATGAAAACAAATATTATTATAACTCTGCTTCTATTCGCTACAAATCTCTTTGCCCAGCAAAATTTAGATTTCTATTTAAATGCCGCTTATCAAAATAATCCGTCAATAAATGAGCAGCAGAATTTGCTCAGAATTAATAGTTTACAAAGAGACTTGGATTATGCACAAACATCTGGTTTTCAAATGTATTTATCTGCTAACTATCTCTTTGTTCCTTACTTCAATAATAGCGGCGGAATTATAACATCAAATCCGGATCAGAATGCTATTGGTTATGATATTGGATTAACAAACGGCGGATTGTATTCTGCTCAATTTAATATAGAAAAAAATATTTTTAACGGCGCATTAAACGATGCATTATCAAACCAACGGATTATTTCAGAAAACAAAATTAAAAATGACATAGAATTATTAAAGACAGATTTGAGTAAACAAGTTACTGATCAATATCTCCAGTCATACCTATCATATCAGCTTTATAATATGACAACTGAACTTATCTCTTACCTAAATGATCAATTAAAAATTTTAGGTGAGCTTGTAGAAAGTGGAATGGCAAAACAATCCGAGTATTTGTTACTCTCTGTTGAAATTGAGAATCAAAAAATTGCAGAAAATGATTATTATGTTCAATTCACTTCCAATCTTTCTCAGCTTAATTCGTTATGTGGAATTAAAGATAGCAGTGTTGTTGAGCTTGATTCTGTTTCACTAAAACTTAAAAGCATAAAAACAAATTCCGAATTTTTCAAAAAATTTGAGCTGGATAGTCTTTCAATCGAAAATCAGCAGCAGATTTTTGAGACAAAATATCAACCGCAAGTTTCATTGTTTTTTAATACCGGCTTAAATGCCGTTGAGTTAAATAATATTCAGAGAAAATTTGGATTAAGTGCAGGGGTAAATTTTTTCACTACCGATTTTTGA
- a CDS encoding HAMP domain-containing histidine kinase yields MKLINKISRYFLFVSILVFIVVSVGLYFVIENTITEETDEQLSNISQKAVQELKNGRAVSFSPFVEIIPVNHANDKNEFNDVLIKSNEEDDGEPFRQLTSFTNVNGKFYKVIVRISLIEKEDMLSSILTVVLISFLLFVFVLYFVNNKVSKNILKDFYDTLKKLEGFSIKSDEELLLSNTNIEEFNQLNKSVLFLSQRAKNEYRSLKEFSEDMNHEIQTPLAIAKSKLEILLQDEELNENDLNQVNAVLTNLNRLERVNKSILLLNKLEHKNLFENAPIIIEDEIKSILSTFSDFIKTKNLIVETEFEDKTSINANQSLINILFTNLISNAIKHNNQNGKIIVELKNKLFSIKNSGVPLQENPSIMFNRFVKSTNSVDSVGLGLTIVKRICDLYSFKIQYETQNEWHEIKLYF; encoded by the coding sequence ATGAAGCTTATAAATAAAATAAGTCGCTACTTTCTTTTCGTTTCGATATTGGTTTTCATAGTTGTATCGGTTGGACTTTATTTCGTTATTGAAAATACTATTACTGAAGAAACCGACGAACAATTGTCTAACATTTCTCAAAAAGCTGTTCAAGAATTAAAAAACGGTAGAGCGGTTAGCTTTTCTCCTTTCGTAGAAATCATCCCGGTTAATCATGCAAATGATAAAAATGAATTTAACGATGTATTGATTAAGTCTAACGAGGAGGATGATGGAGAACCATTCAGGCAGCTTACTTCATTTACAAATGTAAATGGCAAATTTTATAAAGTTATTGTCCGGATATCTTTAATAGAAAAAGAAGATATGCTTAGTTCTATTCTCACTGTTGTACTTATATCTTTTTTGCTTTTCGTTTTCGTTTTGTACTTTGTAAATAATAAAGTTTCTAAAAATATTCTCAAAGATTTTTACGATACCTTAAAAAAACTTGAAGGATTTTCCATTAAGAGCGATGAAGAATTATTATTAAGTAATACTAACATCGAAGAATTTAATCAGCTTAACAAATCAGTTTTGTTCTTATCTCAAAGAGCAAAAAATGAATATCGCAGTTTAAAAGAATTTTCTGAAGATATGAATCACGAAATTCAAACGCCGCTTGCAATTGCAAAATCAAAGCTTGAAATATTGTTGCAGGATGAAGAATTAAACGAAAATGATTTGAATCAAGTAAATGCTGTTTTAACAAATCTTAACAGATTAGAGCGAGTTAATAAATCAATTTTACTTTTGAATAAACTTGAGCATAAAAATCTGTTTGAAAATGCACCAATAATTATTGAAGATGAAATTAAAAGTATTCTTTCAACATTTTCGGATTTTATAAAAACCAAAAATTTAATTGTTGAAACTGAATTTGAGGATAAAACTTCTATTAATGCAAATCAATCTTTAATAAATATTCTTTTTACAAACCTAATCTCAAATGCAATAAAGCATAATAATCAAAATGGAAAAATAATTGTTGAATTGAAGAACAAACTTTTTAGCATAAAAAATAGTGGTGTTCCATTACAAGAAAATCCATCAATAATGTTTAATCGTTTTGTAAAAAGCACAAATAGTGTTGATTCTGTTGGATTGGGATTAACAATTGTTAAAAGAATTTGTGATTTGTATAGTTTTAAAATCCAATATGAAACCCAAAATGAATGGCACGAAATAAAACTTTATTTTTAG
- a CDS encoding insulinase family protein encodes MKALIISLILTGIIMAQEVVELKQPNSTKVVVKLMFKNGSISDPIGKEGLTNLTAELITQGGTGELSFSDIQNKIYPMAAGYYSSVDKEVTIFTFQFHKDWMKEFYPILIGLITNPTFSEADFERVKVNQQAYVDQVIRASSDEEYSKKALEDFLFRGTNYQSMVEGKSNSVKSLTLEDVKVHFKNYFTKNNLMIGIAGSYTDEFLNKLKSDLATLPDVNPVIPSAPIVKISDGIDVEIIAKDGAFGSAIYAGYPLPITRSDDEFAALMVANSYLGEHRKSYGKLYQMIREERSMNYGDYSYIEWYNNGGGNMVPPSGVPRQSNYFSLWIRPVQIAKQLKAQYEELKDINIGHAHFALRMALREMDKMIKNGISAEDFEQTRAFLQSYIKLYVTSSDQQLGYLMDSKMYGRENYINELGELLSKLTLDDVNNAIKKYMQIDKMKITIVTDVSEAEALANSLKNNLPSPMSYSNLVKAGLPPEILKEDSETENFKLNVKKVNVIDSKETFK; translated from the coding sequence ATGAAAGCATTAATTATTTCATTGATATTAACAGGAATTATTATGGCGCAGGAAGTTGTAGAACTGAAGCAGCCTAATTCAACCAAGGTTGTAGTAAAGCTGATGTTTAAGAATGGTTCAATCTCGGATCCTATCGGGAAAGAAGGATTGACTAATCTAACTGCCGAATTAATAACGCAAGGCGGCACCGGCGAACTGAGTTTCAGCGATATTCAGAATAAAATATATCCTATGGCAGCCGGTTATTATTCTTCTGTTGATAAAGAAGTGACGATTTTTACTTTCCAATTTCATAAAGATTGGATGAAGGAATTTTACCCCATCCTGATCGGCTTGATAACAAATCCCACTTTCAGTGAGGCAGATTTTGAAAGAGTAAAAGTAAATCAGCAAGCCTATGTTGATCAGGTTATCCGCGCATCATCTGATGAGGAATACAGTAAGAAAGCGCTTGAGGATTTTCTATTCCGCGGGACAAATTATCAGTCAATGGTCGAAGGGAAATCAAATTCAGTTAAGTCGCTTACACTTGAAGATGTAAAAGTTCACTTCAAAAATTATTTTACTAAAAACAATTTAATGATCGGGATTGCAGGAAGTTATACTGATGAATTTTTAAATAAGTTGAAATCTGATCTTGCGACTTTGCCGGATGTAAATCCTGTAATACCTTCTGCGCCAATTGTAAAAATTTCTGATGGTATTGATGTTGAAATAATTGCAAAGGACGGTGCGTTCGGATCTGCAATTTATGCGGGTTATCCATTGCCAATTACCCGATCGGATGATGAGTTTGCAGCGCTGATGGTTGCAAATTCTTATTTGGGCGAACATAGAAAATCTTACGGCAAGCTTTATCAGATGATCCGCGAGGAGCGCTCAATGAATTACGGAGATTACTCATATATCGAGTGGTATAATAACGGGGGAGGCAATATGGTTCCTCCATCTGGTGTGCCGAGACAATCGAATTATTTCTCTTTGTGGATACGACCTGTTCAGATCGCAAAGCAGTTGAAAGCGCAGTATGAAGAATTGAAAGATATCAACATTGGTCACGCACATTTTGCGCTGAGGATGGCTTTGCGTGAAATGGATAAGATGATTAAGAACGGAATTTCCGCCGAAGATTTTGAACAGACTCGTGCATTTCTTCAAAGCTATATTAAGCTTTATGTTACCTCTTCTGATCAGCAGCTTGGTTATTTAATGGATTCAAAAATGTACGGCAGAGAAAATTACATTAATGAATTGGGTGAATTACTTTCTAAGCTTACTCTTGATGATGTAAATAATGCGATCAAAAAGTATATGCAGATTGATAAAATGAAAATTACAATTGTGACAGATGTAAGTGAAGCAGAAGCTCTTGCTAACAGTTTGAAAAATAATCTGCCTTCCCCGATGAGTTATTCTAATTTGGTGAAGGCGGGGTTACCTCCGGAAATATTAAAGGAAGATTCAGAGACGGAAAATTTTAAACTGAATGTTAAGAAAGTAAATGTAATAGATTCAAAAGAGACTTTTAAATAA
- a CDS encoding DUF937 domain-containing protein has protein sequence MDILNTVKSALGGGDKQNDLMSTVMNLVGGQSGGLNNLISQFGAKGLGDVVGSWVGTGKNLPVSPDQLKGVLGDDTVKNIASKLGMDSNAVTSQLSNLLPQVVDKLTPDGKVPEGDLMSKATDLLGGLFDKK, from the coding sequence ATGGACATACTTAACACGGTCAAATCCGCACTTGGCGGCGGAGATAAACAAAATGATCTCATGTCAACTGTAATGAATCTGGTTGGCGGACAAAGCGGCGGATTAAATAATTTAATCAGCCAGTTTGGAGCAAAAGGCTTAGGCGATGTTGTTGGCTCCTGGGTTGGAACCGGGAAAAATCTTCCTGTTTCTCCAGATCAACTTAAAGGCGTGTTAGGTGATGATACTGTAAAAAATATAGCATCAAAACTTGGTATGGATTCAAACGCAGTTACATCACAACTTTCAAATCTGCTTCCACAAGTTGTTGATAAATTAACTCCTGATGGAAAAGTTCCTGAAGGTGATTTGATGAGCAAAGCAACTGATTTGCTTGGCGGATTGTTTGATAAAAAGTAA
- a CDS encoding insulinase family protein yields the protein MFRYTPILMIGFISIMLTSLSAQDKKILPYPIHQHKLANDLNVVTIPFDSPGLASFFIVVRVGSRNEIEEGVTGFAHFFEHMMFRGTDKYSREEYNKVLKMTGAGANANTSLDRTIYHMTGNVDYLEKMFDLEADRFMNLKYSEHDFKVEAGAVKGEYTKNFASPYQQLYENLLNTAFESHTYKHTTMGFFKDIVDMPNQYEYSRKFFDRYYRPEYSTIVVVGDVTPERANELAEKYFGAWQKGNYTVDIPVEPEQKTTKYFHLQNGSIPPYLSMNYKAPAFSDSKIDMPAIDVLNTILFSQNSALYKKLVIDEQKLRFLGGSATDSRDPYLISIDASFISKDDFQYVRNEITKAIEDIKKNGVDPKLLQETKSNLKYSYAMGIDNPNAIANSVSHYIYLTGDPESVNRLYALYDKVTIEDVKTAASKYYIENGLTIGTISADEKGGVK from the coding sequence GTGTTTAGATACACTCCGATATTAATGATAGGATTTATTTCAATTATGTTAACAAGCCTAAGTGCTCAGGACAAAAAAATCCTTCCGTACCCCATTCATCAGCATAAACTTGCGAATGATTTGAATGTGGTAACGATTCCTTTCGATAGTCCGGGTTTAGCATCATTTTTCATAGTAGTTAGAGTGGGTTCAAGAAATGAAATAGAGGAGGGTGTTACCGGCTTTGCCCATTTCTTTGAACACATGATGTTCAGGGGGACTGATAAATATTCACGCGAAGAATATAACAAAGTTTTGAAAATGACCGGTGCAGGTGCAAACGCAAACACTTCATTAGATAGAACAATTTATCACATGACAGGCAATGTAGATTATCTTGAAAAAATGTTTGACCTTGAAGCGGATAGATTTATGAATCTTAAATATTCCGAACATGACTTCAAAGTTGAAGCAGGCGCAGTTAAGGGGGAGTACACGAAGAACTTTGCAAGCCCATATCAACAGCTTTATGAAAACCTGCTAAACACAGCATTTGAATCACACACCTATAAACATACGACAATGGGATTCTTTAAGGACATAGTTGATATGCCGAATCAATATGAATACTCAAGGAAGTTTTTTGACCGCTACTATCGTCCGGAATATTCTACAATTGTTGTTGTTGGCGATGTAACACCGGAAAGAGCAAATGAACTTGCAGAAAAATATTTTGGAGCATGGCAGAAAGGAAATTATACTGTTGACATCCCGGTTGAACCGGAACAAAAGACGACAAAATATTTTCACTTACAAAATGGTTCTATTCCCCCCTATCTGAGTATGAATTATAAAGCTCCGGCATTCAGCGATTCCAAAATTGATATGCCTGCAATTGATGTTTTGAATACAATTTTATTTTCTCAAAATTCAGCGCTATATAAAAAGCTTGTTATTGATGAACAAAAGCTCAGATTTCTTGGAGGCAGCGCTACGGATTCCCGCGATCCATATCTGATCAGTATCGACGCTTCATTTATCAGCAAAGATGATTTCCAGTATGTTCGAAACGAAATAACTAAAGCAATCGAAGACATAAAAAAAAATGGTGTTGATCCAAAGCTGCTTCAGGAAACTAAATCTAATTTAAAATACAGTTATGCAATGGGGATTGATAATCCAAATGCGATTGCAAACTCTGTCAGCCATTATATTTATTTGACTGGAGACCCCGAGTCTGTAAACAGACTTTACGCTTTGTATGACAAAGTAACAATTGAAGATGTTAAAACGGCTGCAAGCAAATATTATATTGAAAACGGTTTAACCATCGGCACCATCTCTGCTGATGAGAAAGGCGGGGTTAAATAA
- a CDS encoding DUF1003 domain-containing protein, producing the protein MKIDTSKLLQSEDEQLAKLQQIVKQAIAEEKLIVQNLLHQPKEILTKGQTVSDKVARFGGSWMFIISFSIILLIWILFNTISPPNDKFDPYPFILMNLVLSAIAAIQAPVIMMSQNRKEEKDRKRNENDYLINLKAELELRSLHQKIDLLLEDQIKILIQSQAEQLGLLKSIKARID; encoded by the coding sequence ATGAAGATAGATACATCTAAACTCCTTCAGTCGGAAGACGAACAATTAGCAAAACTTCAACAAATTGTTAAGCAAGCTATAGCTGAAGAAAAATTAATCGTTCAAAACCTCTTACACCAGCCCAAAGAAATCTTAACTAAAGGGCAAACTGTTTCAGACAAGGTCGCAAGATTCGGCGGCAGTTGGATGTTTATTATTAGTTTCTCAATAATACTTTTGATTTGGATTTTATTCAATACCATCTCCCCTCCTAATGATAAATTTGATCCTTACCCATTCATTCTTATGAATTTAGTCTTATCAGCAATAGCAGCAATTCAGGCACCGGTTATTATGATGAGCCAAAATAGAAAAGAAGAAAAAGATCGAAAAAGAAATGAGAACGATTACCTGATAAATCTTAAAGCAGAATTAGAACTAAGAAGTTTGCATCAGAAAATAGATTTATTACTAGAGGATCAAATAAAAATCTTAATCCAGAGCCAGGCAGAACAATTGGGATTACTAAAAAGCATTAAAGCACGAATTGATTAA
- a CDS encoding response regulator transcription factor, with amino-acid sequence MKILLIEDEKDLAKSIVDFIGKENYLIDTAHRYSDADEKISLDEYDCAMVDLMLPDGSGLELVKKLKKLQPKCGIIIITAKNTIDDKLTGLDLGADDYLTKPFHLAELNARIKSVLRRRLFDGSSEIIINEIVIDTEKREVKVNNKIVELTRREYEILLFFISNKERVLTKESIVEHIWGDDANAFDNFDFVYTHIKNLRKKLIEQGANDYIKSVYGIGYKLTLK; translated from the coding sequence GTGAAAATTTTATTAATTGAAGATGAAAAAGATCTTGCCAAATCTATCGTTGATTTTATTGGCAAAGAAAATTATTTAATTGACACAGCACATAGATATTCTGATGCTGATGAGAAAATTAGTTTAGATGAATATGATTGTGCCATGGTTGATTTGATGCTGCCCGATGGCTCGGGTTTAGAGTTAGTTAAAAAGTTAAAAAAACTTCAACCCAAATGCGGAATAATTATTATCACCGCAAAAAATACCATTGATGATAAACTAACCGGACTTGATCTTGGTGCAGATGATTATCTTACAAAACCATTTCATCTTGCGGAACTTAATGCAAGAATTAAATCCGTTTTAAGAAGAAGACTGTTTGATGGAAGCAGTGAAATAATTATTAACGAAATAGTTATTGATACTGAAAAACGTGAAGTAAAAGTTAATAACAAAATTGTTGAGCTAACAAGAAGAGAATACGAGATACTTCTTTTCTTTATAAGCAACAAAGAAAGAGTTTTAACCAAAGAATCAATTGTTGAGCACATTTGGGGCGATGATGCAAATGCTTTTGATAATTTTGATTTCGTTTACACACACATAAAAAATCTTCGCAAAAAACTTATTGAGCAAGGTGCTAATGATTACATTAAATCTGTTTATGGAATTGGATATAAGTTAACATTAAAATGA
- a CDS encoding MATE family efflux transporter, producing the protein MNFILKKISSAWNLLRLGIAGEDANILTGNIDRAIILLAIPMTLEMVMESLFAVVDIFFVSKIGVNAIAAVGLTESLMTITYSLGWGLALGTTAMIARRVGEKDNEGASIAAVQSIYLAFIIAGPIMIAGLLFAEDFLRLMGASEMIIAEGAGYTRLIFGSNIIVILLFLINGIFRGAGDAALAMRSLWIANSINIILDPMFIFGIGPFPEWGIEGAAIATVIGRAVGICYQVYHLAKGRGIVKIHSGNWQYKNDIVVRLVRLSSGVTAQFIIGSASWIFLMRIMSTFGSVALAGYTIAIRIIIFTILPAWGFSNAAATMVGQNLGALQPERAEKSVWRTGFFNAIFMGIVMIVFLFFSDDIADFFTDEKEVVKSAAQCLNIFSLGYFSYAFGMVLVQAFNGAGDTRTPTIMNLVIYWLMQIPLAYLLSVQLSLGAPGVYWTVVICETLFSIAGYFLFKKGKWKTIKV; encoded by the coding sequence ATGAACTTTATTCTTAAAAAAATATCCTCGGCTTGGAATCTCCTTCGTCTTGGGATAGCTGGTGAAGATGCAAACATCTTGACAGGAAATATTGACCGTGCAATTATTCTGCTTGCGATTCCGATGACTCTTGAAATGGTTATGGAATCGCTCTTTGCCGTAGTTGATATTTTCTTTGTTAGTAAAATTGGTGTGAATGCAATTGCCGCAGTAGGGTTAACTGAATCACTAATGACAATTACATATTCGCTTGGGTGGGGTTTGGCTTTGGGCACCACTGCAATGATTGCAAGACGTGTCGGGGAAAAAGATAACGAGGGTGCATCAATTGCAGCGGTGCAGTCAATCTATCTTGCATTTATTATTGCTGGACCGATTATGATTGCAGGACTTCTATTTGCGGAAGATTTCTTAAGATTGATGGGTGCATCAGAAATGATTATTGCAGAGGGGGCGGGATATACAAGACTTATTTTTGGCAGCAACATAATAGTTATCCTGTTATTTCTGATTAACGGGATTTTCCGCGGTGCCGGTGATGCTGCTCTTGCAATGCGTTCGTTGTGGATTGCGAACTCTATTAATATCATTCTTGATCCGATGTTCATTTTCGGTATTGGTCCTTTTCCCGAATGGGGAATTGAAGGTGCGGCAATCGCAACAGTAATCGGACGCGCAGTTGGTATTTGTTACCAGGTTTATCATCTGGCGAAGGGAAGGGGCATTGTTAAAATTCACAGTGGCAACTGGCAGTACAAAAATGATATTGTTGTAAGACTTGTTAGACTTTCTTCGGGAGTTACTGCCCAGTTTATTATTGGTTCGGCGAGCTGGATTTTTCTGATGAGGATTATGTCAACATTTGGAAGTGTTGCTCTTGCAGGTTACACTATTGCAATTAGAATTATAATATTTACAATTCTGCCTGCGTGGGGGTTTTCAAATGCAGCCGCCACAATGGTAGGACAAAACCTTGGCGCACTTCAACCTGAACGTGCTGAAAAATCTGTCTGGCGTACGGGGTTCTTCAATGCAATTTTTATGGGAATTGTGATGATCGTATTCCTATTCTTCTCGGATGATATTGCCGATTTTTTTACTGACGAAAAGGAGGTGGTTAAGTCTGCGGCGCAATGTTTAAATATATTTTCACTTGGATACTTTTCTTACGCATTTGGGATGGTGCTCGTGCAGGCGTTTAACGGGGCGGGTGATACACGCACTCCAACTATTATGAATCTCGTCATTTACTGGCTGATGCAGATACCGCTTGCTTATTTATTATCGGTGCAGCTTTCTTTAGGTGCACCGGGGGTTTATTGGACGGTGGTAATTTGCGAAACTCTATTTTCTATTGCTGGATATTTCTTATTTAAGAAAGGGAAGTGGAAAACGATTAAGGTTTGA
- a CDS encoding TolC family protein has translation MFSLPIFDGNQRSLTQQQTKVSIETINNYRSNFAILLDNQKSSVLKKIESLKNNLSNLSRQMESYNTVIKISERELRQGQLSMIEYLTILKNFADFKKNKITTEINYQIEINNYNYWDY, from the coding sequence ATTTTTTCACTACCGATTTTTGATGGCAATCAAAGGTCGCTAACACAGCAGCAAACCAAAGTATCTATTGAAACAATAAATAATTATAGATCTAATTTCGCAATTCTTCTTGATAACCAGAAAAGCTCGGTATTAAAAAAAATTGAAAGTCTGAAAAACAATTTGAGCAACCTTTCCAGACAAATGGAAAGCTACAACACAGTGATAAAAATATCTGAGCGGGAATTGAGGCAAGGACAACTTTCTATGATTGAATATCTAACCATACTCAAAAACTTTGCTGATTTTAAGAAAAATAAGATCACAACCGAAATAAATTATCAGATTGAAATCAACAATTATAATTATTGGGATTATTAA